The sequence below is a genomic window from Longimicrobium sp..
CCCGAACCGGGTCGGGTGGAGCGGTGGAGTCGGTGCACCCTGCCAGAACCAGCGAGAGTGCGGCGGTTACCCGAAGTAGACTCGAACGCTGCTGCCGCATGGTGTGCCTCCAGGTAAAGGGGAACGGTTGGCAGCGCCGGGTGAGGAGACGCCCCCGTGGGCTCCGTCCCGGCTCCGTTTACCATAATGTCCACATCGTAAGCAATCAAGAGGTTTTATTCAAACATTCCAGCGACAAACGTGTAGTCCGTATTCGCGGGCGCGACGGCCGGGGGAGTGGATTGTGCGGCAACGACTTGCGAACAGAAGCCCTCTTGTCTCCAAAGACAATTGGCACCTATCCCAAAATAACCGTCAGCATTCCGCAGTTCTGCCAGGCCGCAAATCCTCCCGAGGCAGGATGCAAAGAGCGGGGGCGCACGATCGCTCGTGCGCCCCCGCCGTCCAGCCCGGATCCGTGGAGCCGGATCAGACCTCCATCACGTCCGCTTCCTTGTGCTTCAGCAGCTCCTCGACCTTGGCGATGTACTGGTCGGTCAGCTTCTGCACCTCGCCCTGCTCGCGGCGGATGTCGTCCTCCGACAGCCCCTCCTTCTTCTGGCGCGCCTTGACCTCGTCGTTGGCGTCCTTGCGCACCTGGCGGATGGAGACGCGTCCCTCCTCGGCCAGCTTGTGCAGCATCTTCACGTACTCCTTGCGCCGCTCCTCGGTAAGCGCCGGCACGGGCACGCGGATGAGGTTGCCGTCGTTGGACGGGTTGTACCCCATGTCCGACTCGCGGATGGCGTACTCGATCTTCTTGATGAGGCTCTTGTCCCAGGGCTGGACCGTCAGCATGCGCGGCTCGGGGGCGCTCACCGTGCCCACCTGGTTCAGCGGCACCATCGAGCCGTACGCCTCTACCCGCACGCTGTCCAGCAGCGCCGGGCTGGCCTTGCCGGTGCGCACGTTGGCGAACTCGCGGCGCAGCGCCTCCAGGGCGCCCTCCATCCGCTGCTTGGCTTTCTGCTGGCTCGACATGTCGTCCGTCCGGGAGATGGGAAATTCCGTAAACCGCGCGAAAGCCTACGAGTGGACCAGCGTGCCGATCCGCTCGCCGCGCACCAGGCGGGCCACCGCGCCCTCGTCATCGAGGTTCAGCACCACGATGGGAATGTCGTTGTCCTTGCACAGCGACAGCGCCGCCGCGTCCATCACCCCCAGCTCGCGCGAAAGCGCCTGCATGTAGGTGATGTCGGGAATGAACTCGGCGCTGGAGTCCTTCTTGGGGTCGGCCGAGTAGATGCCGTCCACCTTGGTCGCCTTGACGATCACGTCGGCGTTCATCTCGATGCCGCGCAGCACCGCCGCCGTGTCGGTGGAAAAGTACGGGTTGCCGGTGCCGCCGGCAAAGAGCACCACGCGGCCCTTTTCCAGGTGGCTGATGGCCCGGCGCCGGATGTACGGCTCGGCCAGCTGCTCCATGCGGATGGCCGTGAGCACGCGCGAGTGAATGCCGCGGCGCTCCAGCGAGTTCTGCAGGGCCAGGGCGTTGATGACCGTGGCGAGCATGCCCATGTAGTCGGCGCTCACCCGGTCCATCCCCTCGGCGCTGGCGGTGGTGCCGCGGACGATGTTGCCGCCGCCCACCACCAGCCCCAGCGCCACCCCCATCTCGTGGACCACCCGGATCTCCTCCACCAGGCGGTCCACCACCGGCGGGCTGATGCCGAACTTCTGCTCCCCGGCAAGCGCCTCGCCGGAAATCTTCAGGAGAACGCGGCGGTAGAACAGCTCCCCGCCCTGCCCGGCCCCGCCGGTGTCGGCCATCACTCGCCCAGCGCGTAGCGCGTGAACCGGCGCACGTCGATCTTTTCGCCGGTCTTCCCCGACACCTCGGTGATCAGCTGCCCCACCGTCTGGTCGGGGTTCTTCACGAAAGGCTGCTCCAGCAGCGCCTGGTCGGCGAAGAACTTCTCCAGCTTCCCGTCCACGATCTTGTCCCAGATCTTCTCGGGCTTGCCGGACTCGCGCATCTGCTCGCGGTACACGCCGCGCTCGCGCTCCACCAGCTCCGACGGGAAGTCCTCGCGGCGGATGGCCACCGGGTTGGCCGCGGCGATGTGCATGGCCACGTCGCGCACCAGCTGCTGGAACGCGTCGGTCTTGGCCACGAAGTCGGTTTCGCAGTTCACCTCCACCAGCACGCCGATCTTGCCGCCCATGTGGATGTAGCTGCCGATGACGCCGTCGCGCGCCTCGCGGTCGGCGCGCTTGGCCGCCTTGGCCGCGCCGCGCGCGCGCAGGATGTCGATGGCCGCCTCCATGTCGCCGCCGGACTCCATGAGCGCGTTCTTGCACTCCATCATCCCGGCCGCGGTGCGGTCGCGGAGCTCCTTGACCGCCTGTGCGCTGATCGCGTTGGACATCGTCTTCTTTCCGTCCCGAAGGATTGGTCGTGTAGGTCAGTGGCCCGCGGACGAAAGCCGGGGCGCCGGATTTTCGGGCCTGCGGGGCGCGAGCGCAACCCCGCCGGCCGAACGCGCCGCACGCGGCGCGGAAACAAAAGGGGGCGCCGGCAACACGCGCCGGGGCCCCCTGCAAACCTTCCGCCGTCGGCGCGGTGGCTACTCGGCGTCGCCGCCCTCGTCGGAGCCCCCGCCGATCACCCCGGCGATGGCGTCGGTGCGCGGCCGGCGCTTGCGGCGCGGGCGGCGCTTCTGGCCCCGGTCGTCGCCGCGGTCGGCGGGCTGGCTGGCGCCCGTCTCGCTGCTGTACGTGGTGGCCTCGGGCTCCTCGGCGCGCCGGCGGTCGTCGGCCGGCATGGCCGCGCGGGCCTCGATCACGGCGTCGGCGAGCGCGTTGCTGATCACCTCGACCGAGCGGATGGCGTCGTCGTTGCCCGCGATGGGCACCGTCAGCAGGTCCGGGTCGGCGTTGGTGTCGGCGATGGCGATCACCGGAATGCCCAGCTTGCGGGCCTCGGAGATGGCGATGTGCTCGCGCTTGCTGTCGACCACGAAGAGGGCGCCGGGAAGCCGGGCCATGTCCTTGACGCCGTTCAGGTACTTCTCCAGGCGCTCGCGCTCCCGGTCCAGCATCAGGCGCTCCTTCTTCGTGTAGTGCTCGAAGGCGCCCTCGTCCACGCCGCGCTCCAGCTCGCGGAGGCGGCGGATCTGCTTCTTGACGGTCGTGAAGTTGGTGAGCATGCCGCCCAGCCAGCGCTCCGTCACGTAGAACGAGCCGCTGCGCTCGGCCACGCTCTCCACCACGGCCTTCAGCTGCTTCTTGGTGCAGACGAACAGGATGCGGTCGCCGCGCGAAACCACCGTGCGCACCAGCTCCTGCGCAAGCTCGATCTGGCGGACCGTCTTCTTGAGATCGATGATGTAGATGCCGTTGCGCTCCGCGAAGATGAACTTGCGCATCTTCGGGTTCCAGCGGCTGGTCTGGTGCCCGAAATGGACACCGGCCTCGAGAAGTTCCTGGATCTGGGGTACGGCCATCGGTTTTCGTCCTGACGGTATGCGGTTTTCCCTGCGGCCCCACCCCGGGGCCCGGGCTTCCACCGCCGTCGTTCGCCCGTCCGACCGCGCCTGTTACGGGGCGGCACCCGGACGTGGGCGTCGGGCGGTGTGCTTGATGAACCGGGATTTCGGCAAACGCGCGTGCCGGGACGGCCCATGGCCACCCCGGCACCGCATGCCGGCGCTCCCGATCAGCGCTTGGAGAACTGGAAGCGCTTGCGGGCGCCCGGACGTCCGGGCTTCTTGCGCTCCACCTCGCGCGGGTCGCGGGTCAGCAGGCCCTCGGCGCGCAGCGTGCGGCGGAAGTCCTCGTTGATCTTGAGCAGCGCGCGGGCCACTCCCAGGCGAATGGCGTCGGCCTGGCCGCGGACACCGCCGCCCACCACCGTCACCTTCACGTCGTACTGGCCCTCGGTCTGCGTGGCCACCAGCGGGCGGGTGGCAGACTGGCGCAGCACGTGGCGGGGCAGGTGCGCCTCCAGCGTGCGGCCGTTGACGTCCCACGTGCCGTTTCCGGGACGCAGGTACACGCGCGCCACCGAGGTCTTGCGGCGTCCGACTGCGTTGAACTGTTCCGTCGCCATGATGATCAGAAAGTGAGGGGCTCGGGATTCTGGGCCTGGTGCGGATGCTCCGCGCCGGCGTACACCTTCAGCTTCTTGCGAAGCTGCTTGCCCAGCGCGTTCTTGGGCAGCATGCCCTTCACCGCAAGCTCGATCACCCGCTCGGGGTGCTTGTCCAGCATTTCACGGAAGGGGATGAACTTCTCCCCGCCCATGTAGCCGGTGTGCTTGAAGTAGGTCTTCTGGTCGGCCTTGTTGCCGCTCAGCCGGACCTTGTCCGCGTTGATGACCACGACGTAGTCGCCGGTGTCCAGGTGCGGGGTGAAGGTCGGCTTGTGCTTGCCGCGCAGCACTCGCGCGATCTCCGTCGCCACGCGGCCGAGGATCTTGCCCCCCGCGTCGACGACGAACCACTTGTGCTCGATCTCCCCCGCCTTAACGGAATACGTCTTCATCGTACTCACTTGCGCGCCGGGAGCACTCGGGCTGATCCGGGCGGCGACTGGTTGTTTGACAGACAAAAATCCCGCCTCCGGCACCGGCCCGAGGCGGAGTGGCGTGGTCGGGACAGACCGCTACGATACACAATCCCGGGCGTCCTGTCAACCCGTGGCGCCGAGCGAAAACGAGAGCGGGGGCGCACCCCGGTGCGCCCCCGCCCCAAACTCGCCGGCCCCGGCGTGTCAGGCCAGGAACGTTTCCAGGAACCGCGCGCGCGACTGGTGCCGAAGGCGGAGCAGCGCCTTTTCCTTGATCTGCCGCACCCGCTCGCGCGTAATGCCGAAGTTTTCGCCGATCTGCTCCAGCGTCATCGGGTCGGTGTCGCCCAGCCCGAAGTACAGGCGCAGCACCTTGGCCTCGCGCTCCGTCAGCGTGCCCAGCGCGTCGTCGATGCTGCGCTTCAGGGCCGATTCGTACACCTCGTCGTCGGGGCCCGGCGAGAGGCTGTCCTGCAGGTAGTCCAGCAGCTGGCCGTCCTCGCCCGGCACCAGGGGCGCGTCGAGCGACAGGTACACCTGCGACATGGCCAGCGCGTGGCTGATCTCGTCTTCCGGAACCTCCAGCTCCGAGGCGATCTCCTGCAGCGTGGGCTCGCGCCCCAGCTCCTGCGTGAGCGCCGAGCTGCGCTTGCCGATGCGGTGCACCGCCCCCGCGCGGCTCAGCGGCACGCGCACGATGCGCGACTGCTCGGCCAGGGCCTGCAGGATGGCCTGGCGGATCCACCAGACGGCGTAGGAGATGAACTTGATGCCCTTGGTCTCGTCGAACTTCCGCGCGGCGCGCATCAGCCCGATGTTGCCCTCGTTGATCAGGTCGGCCAGCGACACGCCCTGGTTCTGGTACTTCTTGGCCACCGCCACCACGAACCGCAGGTTGGAGCGAACCAGCCCTTCCATCGCGTCGGGCTCGCCGTCGCGAATGCGGCGTGCCAGCCGGCACTCCTCGTCGCGGTCGATCAGCGGAAAGGCGCTGATCTCGCGGAGGTACTGGTCCAGCGATTCGGATTCGGCCTGGAGTTTCTTGGCGGGGCTGAACGACATCGGCGTGCTCCGGGAGACGGAAGCGGCGGGCCGTGAGGGCGGGCCCGGGAAACGCGCATGTTGCGAGCGGCACTGCGGAGGAGCGTGCGGTCCCGCGGGGCCGCGGGGCTGCTACGGAACATGGAAAGGCGGCCCGAAACTGTCAACCCCTCGGGGAATCTTTTTGTCGAACGTGACGGGAAGAGTACGTCATCAGCGCCTGCCTAGCGGATGACCTCGCCGATGCGTGCCCAGCGCACGCCGGTCAGCCAGTCGAACTGCTCGGCGATGTCGTCCTGGAACGAGTAGTACACGAACATGGGACGGCCCTTGATGGACGTGGCGTCCAGGAACCCCCAGTAGCGCGAGTCTTCCGACCGGTCGCGGTTGTCGCCCAGGGCAAAGAACTTTCCGGGCGGAACCCACAGCGGGCCCCAGTTGTCGCGCGAGGGGCGGTAGGTGCGGTAGGTCTGGCCGCGATCGGCCAGGAACTCCAGCTGCCACTCCATGCGCGGGTCGGCCGGGTCGCCCAGCGGGTCGGTGTGCCGCGCGAAGGGCTCGTCCTGCGGCTGGCCGTTCCGGTACAGCACCTTGTGGCGCATCTCCAGCGTGTCGCCCGGCATCCCCACGATCCGCTTGACGTAGTTCTTGTGGGGGTCGTGCGGGGGCAGGAACACCACCACGTCGCCGCGCGTGGGGTTCGCGAAGGCCGGCAGGCGCCGGTCGGTCAGGGGGATCTCGGCCCCGTACACGGCCTTGTTCACCAGCAGGAAGTCGCCGATCAGCAGCGTTCCCTCCATGGACCCCGTGGGGATCTTGAACGCCTCCACGGCAAAGGTGCGCACGGCCAGGAAGAGCAGGATGGCCGTGCTGATGGCCTTGGTCCACTCCCACACCCAGCGCCCGGTGCTCATGGCGTGCTCGGGCTCCGCCGCCGCGCGGGGCGGCTGGGCCGGCGCCGGGCGGGGCGCGTCGTCGGGCAGGTCGTGGCGGGAATGATCCATTCGGGTTCCGCGGGCGTGGGGGTCGCGGGCGTGGGAGGCCCCGCACCCGTACACATGATGGCGGGCGCCGTTCCCGCGCCTAGAACGGCAGCCCGAGTCCGGCGTACACCTGGGTGCCGTCCCCGCGCGCCCAGGTGAGCGTGGCCACGCGGCCCAGCGACTCGAACCACACGCCCCCGCCCCACGAGGGGTTCCACTCCCCGGGCGAGTCGCCGTCCTCGTACACGCGACCCGCCTCGCCGAAGCCGAACACACCCACGCGGCCGC
It includes:
- the frr gene encoding ribosome recycling factor, whose product is MSSQQKAKQRMEGALEALRREFANVRTGKASPALLDSVRVEAYGSMVPLNQVGTVSAPEPRMLTVQPWDKSLIKKIEYAIRESDMGYNPSNDGNLIRVPVPALTEERRKEYVKMLHKLAEEGRVSIRQVRKDANDEVKARQKKEGLSEDDIRREQGEVQKLTDQYIAKVEELLKHKEADVMEV
- the pyrH gene encoding UMP kinase, which gives rise to MADTGGAGQGGELFYRRVLLKISGEALAGEQKFGISPPVVDRLVEEIRVVHEMGVALGLVVGGGNIVRGTTASAEGMDRVSADYMGMLATVINALALQNSLERRGIHSRVLTAIRMEQLAEPYIRRRAISHLEKGRVVLFAGGTGNPYFSTDTAAVLRGIEMNADVIVKATKVDGIYSADPKKDSSAEFIPDITYMQALSRELGVMDAAALSLCKDNDIPIVVLNLDDEGAVARLVRGERIGTLVHS
- the tsf gene encoding translation elongation factor Ts, with translation MSNAISAQAVKELRDRTAAGMMECKNALMESGGDMEAAIDILRARGAAKAAKRADREARDGVIGSYIHMGGKIGVLVEVNCETDFVAKTDAFQQLVRDVAMHIAAANPVAIRREDFPSELVERERGVYREQMRESGKPEKIWDKIVDGKLEKFFADQALLEQPFVKNPDQTVGQLITEVSGKTGEKIDVRRFTRYALGE
- the rpsB gene encoding 30S ribosomal protein S2, giving the protein MAVPQIQELLEAGVHFGHQTSRWNPKMRKFIFAERNGIYIIDLKKTVRQIELAQELVRTVVSRGDRILFVCTKKQLKAVVESVAERSGSFYVTERWLGGMLTNFTTVKKQIRRLRELERGVDEGAFEHYTKKERLMLDRERERLEKYLNGVKDMARLPGALFVVDSKREHIAISEARKLGIPVIAIADTNADPDLLTVPIAGNDDAIRSVEVISNALADAVIEARAAMPADDRRRAEEPEATTYSSETGASQPADRGDDRGQKRRPRRKRRPRTDAIAGVIGGGSDEGGDAE
- the rpsI gene encoding 30S ribosomal protein S9; amino-acid sequence: MATEQFNAVGRRKTSVARVYLRPGNGTWDVNGRTLEAHLPRHVLRQSATRPLVATQTEGQYDVKVTVVGGGVRGQADAIRLGVARALLKINEDFRRTLRAEGLLTRDPREVERKKPGRPGARKRFQFSKR
- the rplM gene encoding 50S ribosomal protein L13; its protein translation is MKTYSVKAGEIEHKWFVVDAGGKILGRVATEIARVLRGKHKPTFTPHLDTGDYVVVINADKVRLSGNKADQKTYFKHTGYMGGEKFIPFREMLDKHPERVIELAVKGMLPKNALGKQLRKKLKVYAGAEHPHQAQNPEPLTF
- a CDS encoding RNA polymerase sigma factor RpoD/SigA, with product MSFSPAKKLQAESESLDQYLREISAFPLIDRDEECRLARRIRDGEPDAMEGLVRSNLRFVVAVAKKYQNQGVSLADLINEGNIGLMRAARKFDETKGIKFISYAVWWIRQAILQALAEQSRIVRVPLSRAGAVHRIGKRSSALTQELGREPTLQEIASELEVPEDEISHALAMSQVYLSLDAPLVPGEDGQLLDYLQDSLSPGPDDEVYESALKRSIDDALGTLTEREAKVLRLYFGLGDTDPMTLEQIGENFGITRERVRQIKEKALLRLRHQSRARFLETFLA
- the lepB gene encoding signal peptidase I, with the protein product MDHSRHDLPDDAPRPAPAQPPRAAAEPEHAMSTGRWVWEWTKAISTAILLFLAVRTFAVEAFKIPTGSMEGTLLIGDFLLVNKAVYGAEIPLTDRRLPAFANPTRGDVVVFLPPHDPHKNYVKRIVGMPGDTLEMRHKVLYRNGQPQDEPFARHTDPLGDPADPRMEWQLEFLADRGQTYRTYRPSRDNWGPLWVPPGKFFALGDNRDRSEDSRYWGFLDATSIKGRPMFVYYSFQDDIAEQFDWLTGVRWARIGEVIR